A single genomic interval of Carassius carassius chromosome 24, fCarCar2.1, whole genome shotgun sequence harbors:
- the LOC132103358 gene encoding zinc finger protein ZFPM2-like isoform X4 produces MMEGEELVAFTVDFDSRLQAVNHMSLSEGMYPARLLDTIQLLPQQAAMASILPTAIVNKDIFPCKACGIWYRSERNLQAHLMYYCSGRQRDLDNVSEETDSNSHQTPNICPFPQCNKSFSNPRALEMHLSSHSGVKMEESLPPGTSLKCTICNFTADSLLTFQHHILSHLSQAAFRCNHCHISFQNHRELLQHQDLHGHTGKIHRESDSENSPRGGEESLQAVRAELSGRKDVVMQSPKSTPNKANSPDGELERPEKKTIIGLQKGESHPGSKASFSYTRIKSEPSSPRLASSPVQHNMGPTFPMGPFLSQFAFSQDISVVPQASEILAKMSELVHRRLRHGGNSYPPVIYSPLMPKGATCFECNITFNNLDNYLVHKKHYCNIRWQHMAKSPDFSSVPDKVSGAISPNSGHTTVGMLPGCLPSETESHLVKTACLNSSVLDIMNTGGKVPEKDLPGQVKKVTTPTEVEESLGGKQPEVKSPSTSLGDGDNDPNKTTCEACNITFSRHETYMVHKQYYCATRHDPPMKRMSTKVPAMQRTMRTRKRRKMYEMCLPDQEQRQPMGPQPGFLGMPILGNPCTSQEVVESLADRFHPRCDIFPSLVPKHLDASLTVSKSILAPKGNLIADPQELDAPIDLSKKCSPLPDKSCNSPKRLLDYHECTVCKISFNKVENYLAHKQNFCPVTAAQHGEIGSLEQPVFPGVKSESNNSDDIYDKSSVKCEKNGGNKLMVQNGGMFPPHLGPAPDLKAFSDAPLMTSKDENKNMFLPHCLYPGAIKKVKGTEQISPYFGIKSGDYMAGCLVMQGEVAEQERSSNGTSETGTEPPATNGCPHSGKEQLPLLPKNRGMVIVNGGHKEDRQTPATPQQENQPHNTSSPEEQTSPTWGAENPPDPNENVSPTSKSPMEESVPAGKGINGSAPPAGSGKYCRLCDIQFNNLSNFITHKKFYCSSHAAEHVK; encoded by the exons ATGATGGAAGGTGAAGAGCTGGTGGCATTCACAGTGGACTTTGACTCTCGATTGCAGGCGGTCAATCACATGTCTCTCAGTGAGGGCATGTACCCAGCACGCCTTCTGGACACCATCCAGCTCCTGCCCCAGCAAGCTGCCATGGCCTCCATATTACCCACAGCTATAGTCAACA AGGACATCTTCCCCTGTAAAGCATGTGGGATATGGTACAGGAGTGAGAGGAACCTTCAGGCCCACCTGATGTATTACTGCAGTGGGCGGCAGAGGGACCTTGATAATGTCTCTGAAGAGACTGACAGCAATTCCCACCAAACTCCCAATATCTGCCCTTTCCCACAATGCAACAAGAGCTTCAGCAACCCTCGTGCTCTGGAGATGCACTTGAGCTCACACAGTG GTGTCAAAATGGAGGAGTCTCTTCCCCCTGGCACCAGCTTGAAATGCACAATCTGTAACTTCACAGCAGATTCACTCCTTACATTCCAGCACCACATCCTTTCACACCTGTCACAGGCAGCCTTCAGATGCAATCACTGCCACATCAGCTTCCAGAACCATAGGGAACTGCTGCAGCATCAAGACTTACATGGACACACTGGGAAGATTCACAGGGAGAGCGACAGCGAGAACTCCCCAAGAGGCGGAGAGGAAAGCCTACAGGCAGTACGAGCAGAACTGTCAGGAAGGAAGGATGTGGTTATGCAAAGTCCCAAGAGCACACCTAATAAGGCAAACAGTCCTGATGGAGAACTCGAAAGACCTGAGAAAAAAACTATCATCGGACTGCAGAAGGGAGAAAGTCACCCAGGAAGCAAGGCTAGTTTCTCTTACACCAGAATCAAGTCAGAACCCTCTAGTCCACGGCTAGCTTCCTCACCGGTCCAGCACAACATGGGACCAACCTTCCCCATGGGTCCATTCTTGTCACAGTTTGCGTTCTCACAGGACATTTCTGTGGTACCACAAGCATCTGAGATTCTAGCAAAAATGTCAGAGCTGGTACATCGCAGGCTACGCCATGGAGGGAACAGCTACCCTCCTGTCATCTACAGTCCTCTCATGCCCAAAGGAGCGACCTGCTTTGAATGCAACATCACCTTCAATAATCTAGACAACTACTTAGTTCACAAGAAGCACTACTGCAACATTCGCTGGCAGCACATGGCAAAGTCTCCAGATTTTTCGAGTGTTCCGGACAAGGTGTCCGGTGCCATAAGTCCAAACAGTGGCCACACTACAGTCGGTATGCTTCCTGGATGCCTTCCATCAGAGACTGAAAGTCATCTTGTGAAAACAGCTTGCTTGAATTCGTCAGTTTTGGATATTATGAACACTGGTGGGAAAGTACCTGAAAAAGACCTTCCTGGGCAAGTAAAGAAGGTTACTACACCAACAGAAGTTGAGGAAAGCCTTGGCGGAAAACAGCCTGAGGTGAAGAGTCCCAGCACGTCTTTGGGGGACGGTGACAATGACCCAAACAAGACCACCTGTGAAGCATGCAACATCACCTTCAGCCGGCATGAAACGTACATGGTTCACAAGCAGTACTATTGCGCCACTCGCCATGACCCACCCATGAAACGCATGTCCACAAAGGTGCCTGCCATGCAGCGGACCATGAGAACACGCAAGCGGAGGAAGATGTACGAGATGTGTCTACCTGACCAAGAGCAGCGGCAGCCCATGGGGCCACAGCCGGGATTCTTAGGTATGCCCATTCTAGGAAATCCCTGTACATCCCAGGAAGTGGTAGAAAGTCTGGCTGACCGCTTCCATCCACGATGTGACATCTTTCCAAGCCTTGTCCCAAAACACTTAGATGCTTCTCTTACTGTCTCCAAGTCTATCCTTGCACCAAAAGGTAACCTTATTGCAGACCCACAGGAACTAGATGCTCCGATAGATCTCAGCAAAAAGTGCTCACCTCTTCCTGACAAGTCGTGCAACTCCCCCAAAAGACTCTTGGACTATCACGAATGTACCGTGTGCAAGATCAGTTTTAACAAAGTGGAGAACTACCTAGCCCATAAACAGAACTTTTGCCCTGTCACAGCTGCTCAGCATGGTGAGATTGGCAGTCTGGAGCAGCCAGTGTTCCCGGGTGTGAAGAGCGAAAGCAATAATTCGGATGACATCTATGACAAGAGTTCTGTGAAATGTGAGAAAAACGGTGGCAACAAGTTAATGGTGCAGAACGGAGGCATGTTCCCACCACACCTCGGACCGGCGCCGGATCTGAAAGCTTTCAGTGATGCACCGCTTATGACTTCGAAAGATGAGAACAAGAACATGTTTTTGCCTCACTGTCTCTATCCTGGAGCAATAAAGAAAGTGAAAGGTACAGAGCAAATATCACCATATTTCGGGATAAAAAGTGGCGACTACATGGCAGGGTGTCTTGTTATGCAGGGTGAGGTGGCCGAACAGGAGCGAAGCAGCAATGGCACAAGTGAGACAGGCACAGAACCACCTGCCACCAATGGCTGTCCCCACTCCGGCAAGGAACAGCTGCCCCTACTACCCAAAAACAGGGGCATGGTGATTGTCAATGGTGGTCATAAAGAGGATCGCCAGACACCAGCAACTCCCCAGCAAGAGAATCAGCCTCACAACACCTCATCACCAGAGGAACAAACATCTCCCACATGGGGAGCCGAGAACCCTCCCGACCCAAACGAGAATGTATCGCCCACTTCTAAATCACCCATGGAGGAATCCGTACCTGCCGGAAAAGGCATAAATGGTTCGGCACCACCAGCAGGCAGTGGGAAGTATTGCCGCCTCTGTGACATACAATTCAATAACTTGTCAAACTTTATCACTCACAAGAAGTTTTACTGCTCGTCACATGCTGCCGAGCATGTGAAATGA